The following are from one region of the Lepeophtheirus salmonis chromosome 8, UVic_Lsal_1.4, whole genome shotgun sequence genome:
- the Fic gene encoding protein adenylyltransferase Fic, with the protein MYGEFVEDIEKDVLKADLYFAKALSYSTTENEDYSRAMENRKRTSVIVEDIDRKVLNRIEEKKRTFQILEEQNNSALRRAKTEAYYQHIYHTVGIEGNTMSLTQTRTLLETKLAIGGKSIMEHNEVLGLDAALKYINQTLVDKLGEITITDILEIHRRVIGYVDPTEAGMFRTTQVYIGDHIPPPPSQIDTLMKNFIQWLNAPSTLEIHPIQLAAIAHYKLVYIHPFVDGNGRTSRLLMNLILMVGGYPPVIIRRQDRLQYYKTLVEANHGDVRPFLRFIAKSTERTLDAFHYSTHEREISSFEGVIAEDDNDLISMQEALDHFDSQDKIIMGGSIGPNMTVET; encoded by the coding sequence atgtacgGAGAATTTGTGGAGGATATTGAGAAAGATGTTCTTAAAGCAGACCTTTACTTTGCTAAAGCTCTTTCTTATTCAACTACAGAAAATGAAGACTATTCTAGAGCAATGGAAAATCGAAAAAGGACGTCTGTCATAGTAGAAGATATCGATAGGAAAGTATTGAACCGAAtagaggaaaagaaaagaacatttCAAATCCTGGAAGAGCAGAATAACTCAGCTCTACGCCGAGCTAAAACAGAGGCCTATTATCAACATATATACCATACTGTGGGCATTGAAGGGAACACCATGTCTCTAACCCAAACTCGGACCTTACTAGAGACCAAGCTTGCCATAGGGGGAAAAAGTATTATGGAGCATAACGAAGTTCTTGGTTTGGATGCggccttaaaatatattaatcaaacacTTGTTGATAAATTAGGTGAAATCACTATAACAGATATATTGGAGATACATCGTCGAGTAATTGGCTATGTAGATCCAACAGAAGCAGGTATGTTTCGTACAACTCAGGTTTACATAGGAGATCATATTCCGCCTCCTCCGTCTCAAATTGATACCttaatgaaaaactttattcaatGGTTGAACGCCCCTTCAACCCTCGAGATTCATCCTATTCAACTTGCTGCCATTGCCCACTATAAGCTAGTCTACATCCATCCATTTGTTGATGGCAATGGAAGAACTTCTAGATTACTTATGAACCTTATCTTAATGGTTGGGGGCTATCCCCCTGTCATTATACGACGACAGGATCGTCTTCAATACTACAAAACATTAGTTGAAGCGAATCATGGAGATGTTCGtccatttttaagatttattgcCAAGAGTACTGAAAGAACATTAGATGCCTTTCATTATTCGACGCATGAGCGAGAGATTTCTTCCTTCGAAGGAGTTATTGCTGAAGACGATAATGACTTAATTAGCATGCAAGAAGCGTTGGATCATTTTGATTCTCAGGATAAAATCATAATGGGAGGAAGCATTGGACCAAACATGACTGTTGAAACCTAa
- the LOC121123503 gene encoding carbonic anhydrase 1, translating to MTTRLLVCLTVLSTISGWRSKNINGEYWKSFDIFKTCKHGRKQSPVNIIKNDASIMQCAPMNFSYYDHPNDFDILNNGHTVILTLKNGTSRIPHITGEQLPKSVFQFSQLHFHWGKNNTIGSEHQINGSQYPLEGHFVHFNTNYGSTLDEALKVKGVKDNLFVIAVLFHLSSQKSNSGLQPIIKSLKSIKKCQRKSTISKLNLRKLLPRKLTEFYSYEGSLTIPPCQEIVLWTVFKKRCPVSAGQMRTFRKVFNDGDTHMNIFRLPQPLNGRTVLYNRS from the exons ATGACGACGAGATTATTAGTTTGCCTTACGGTTCTGAGCACTATTTCTGGATGGCGAAGCAAGAACATAAATGGGGAATATTGGAAATCCTTTG atatattcaaGACATGCAAACATGGCCGGAAACAATCCCCcgttaatataataaagaacgATGCATCCATA ATGCAATGTGCTCCaatgaatttttcttattaCGACCATCCAAATGACTTTGATATCCTGAACAATGGCCATACTGTTATTCTAACTCTCAAAAACGGAACTTCACGTATTCCGCATATTACAGGAGAACAACTACCCAAAAGTGTGTTCCAATTCTCTCAATTACATTTTCATTGGGGGAAAAACAACACCATTGGCTCAGAACATCAAATCAATGGGAGTCAGTACCCTTTAGAGGGACATTTTGTGCACTTCAATACAAACTACGGTTCAACTCTGGATGAGGCGCTAAAAGTCAAAGGTGTCAAGGATAATTTGTTTGTGATTgctgttttatttcatttatcttcCCAGAAAAGCAATTCAGGTCTTCAACCTATCATAAAGAGTCTGAAATCAATCAAGAAATGTCAGAGAAAGTCAACAATTTCTAAATTGAATTTGAGAAAACTTTTGCCACGAAAATTAACGGAATTTTATAGTTATGAAGGCTCCTTAACTATACCTCCATGCCAGGAAATTGTCCTTTGGACTGTGTTCAAG AAACGTTGTCCCGTTTCGGCTGGTCAAATGAGAACGTTTAGAAAAGTATTCAACGATGGAGATACTCACATGAACATTTTTCGTCTCCCTCAACCTCTCAATGGCAGAACCGTCTTGTACAATaggtcttaa